The window CATATCAGCTATTTTACCTGCTTCAATGGAACCTAACTCATTTTCCTGATTAAAGAATCTGGCCCCTTCAATTGTACCTGCCTGAATAGCTTCAAGAGGACTTAACCCTACATCAACAAGGTATTTCAATTCACCAAGGTTTCTTCCATGGTCTATTACACCACAGTCAGACCCCATTAGGAAACTTACACCCTCTTCATAAGCTGTAGCAATGTTTTCCTTTTGTATTTTAACAACTTCTTTAAGTTTTTTCACCTTGTCATCTGCAAAATTATCCCAAACAGGGAAACCTTCCTTAATTAGTGTGTGATGAACAACCAATGTCGGAGTAAGATACATTCTCTTTTTGGCAAGTAGCTGTGAAGCCTTCTTATCAATGAAAGTACCATGCTCAATGGATTTTACACCTGCCTTTGCACATCTTTCAATTCCTTCCAAACTGTGACAATGGGCAACCACTTTCAAATTATGATTTTCTGCCTCATCAACTATGGTTTTTAACTCTTTCTTATTGAATTGCGCAATGTCTGGAGAAGTGTATGGGGATAGAATTCCACCGCTTGCCATGATCTTAATAAAGTCTGCACGTGCCCTAATGACTTCACGGGTTTTCCTTAAAACACCTTCAATTCCATCACAGGTCCCTACTG of the Methanobrevibacter sp. genome contains:
- a CDS encoding amidohydrolase family protein; this encodes MSSVYIKNVNIINPFSEEPLEERHVLIKNGRIKSLHTEESFLYKDHIVIDGEDNYLLPGFIDSHAHIMANGFHKEDIMKDPLSYYFYNAVSNMKATIDAGVTTVRDTGLADIGVKMSQERKIFPAPRLNISIKPLAITGGHFDHYLNSGFDMEIAYPGFPVGTCDGIEGVLRKTREVIRARADFIKIMASGGILSPYTSPDIAQFNKKELKTIVDEAENHNLKVVAHCHSLEGIERCAKAGVKSIEHGTFIDKKASQLLAKKRMYLTPTLVVHHTLIKEGFPVWDNFADDKVKKLKEVVKIQKENIATAYEEGVSFLMGSDCGVIDHGRNLGELKYLVDVGLSPLEAIQAGTIEGARFFNQENELGSIEAGKIADMIIVKENPIDKIESLENNDNILTVIQDGRILKHNPIF